The Argonema galeatum A003/A1 genome includes a region encoding these proteins:
- the trpE gene encoding anthranilate synthase component I: MIFPDFSQFGELAKQGNFIPVYQEWVADLDTPVSAWYRVCAGQPYSFLLESVEGGEKIGRYSLLGCDPLWILEARGSSTIQHHRDGWVVEFEGDPFKALTYCLKPYHPVKLPQLPPGIGGLFGFWGYELIRWIEPRVPVYAGGKEDLPDGLWMQVDHLLIFDQVKRKIWAIAYADLRDPEVDLETAYQQACDRVTQLVNKLQSPLSQQNTLLAWKPPGSGTGDVEYASNISREQFCTNVQKAKDYIKAGDIFQVVLSQRLSAEYTGDPFALYRSLRLINPSPYMAYFNFGDWQIIGSSPEVMVKAEKIPHSVDGEGKGGVMMATVRPIAGTRQRGKTPQEDLALAEELLQDPKEVAEHVMLVDLGRNDLGRVCKNGTVRVDEIMTIERYSHVMHIVSNVLGELAADKTAWDLLKACFPAGTVSGAPKIRAMEIIHELEGCRRGPYSGSYGYYDFEGQLNSAIAIRTMVVRSQGNSKYTVSVQAGAGLVADSVPEKEYEETLNKARGLLEAIRCLR, translated from the coding sequence ATGATATTCCCGGATTTCTCCCAATTTGGCGAACTAGCTAAGCAAGGCAATTTTATCCCAGTCTACCAGGAATGGGTGGCAGATCTCGATACGCCTGTGTCTGCCTGGTATCGGGTCTGTGCGGGACAGCCTTATAGCTTCCTGTTAGAATCGGTGGAGGGTGGGGAGAAAATCGGACGCTACAGTTTGCTAGGATGCGACCCCCTGTGGATTTTGGAGGCAAGAGGCTCTAGCACGATCCAGCACCATCGGGATGGCTGGGTTGTAGAATTTGAAGGCGATCCTTTCAAAGCTTTGACTTATTGCCTCAAACCTTATCATCCGGTAAAGTTACCTCAGCTACCACCGGGGATTGGCGGTTTGTTTGGGTTTTGGGGTTACGAACTGATTCGCTGGATTGAACCGCGAGTGCCGGTTTATGCTGGTGGGAAAGAGGATTTGCCTGATGGACTGTGGATGCAGGTGGATCACTTGCTGATTTTTGACCAGGTGAAGCGGAAGATTTGGGCGATCGCGTATGCGGATTTGCGAGATCCTGAAGTAGATTTGGAAACGGCATATCAGCAGGCGTGCGATCGCGTCACCCAACTCGTAAACAAGCTGCAATCCCCCCTATCCCAACAAAATACTCTTTTGGCATGGAAGCCGCCTGGAAGTGGTACAGGAGACGTTGAGTACGCCAGCAACATTTCTCGCGAACAGTTTTGCACCAACGTCCAAAAAGCGAAGGATTACATCAAAGCTGGGGATATTTTCCAAGTTGTACTTTCGCAGCGACTTTCAGCGGAATACACTGGCGACCCATTTGCACTTTATCGCTCTTTGCGATTGATTAACCCGTCGCCTTACATGGCTTATTTTAACTTCGGCGATTGGCAGATTATCGGTTCGAGTCCGGAAGTGATGGTGAAAGCTGAGAAGATACCCCACTCGGTTGACGGGGAGGGCAAAGGTGGGGTTATGATGGCGACTGTGCGACCGATCGCGGGTACTCGCCAACGCGGTAAGACTCCGCAAGAAGATTTAGCATTGGCTGAAGAGTTGTTGCAAGATCCGAAGGAAGTTGCGGAACACGTTATGCTGGTTGACTTGGGACGCAACGATCTAGGTCGCGTCTGCAAGAATGGTACGGTGAGAGTTGATGAAATAATGACGATCGAGCGTTACTCCCATGTTATGCACATTGTTAGCAACGTGCTGGGAGAATTAGCTGCGGACAAAACTGCTTGGGATTTGCTGAAAGCTTGTTTTCCGGCGGGTACTGTCAGCGGTGCGCCCAAAATTCGGGCGATGGAGATTATCCATGAGTTAGAGGGGTGTCGCCGTGGCCCTTATTCGGGTTCTTATGGATATTATGATTTTGAGGGACAGTTGAATAGTGCGATCGCAATTCGCACTATGGTTGTCCGCAGTCAAGGTAACAGCAAATATACCGTATCTGTACAAGCTGGTGCTGGTTTGGTAGCTGATTCTGTGCCGGAAAAAGAGTATGAAGAAACTCTCAATAAGGCAAGGGGTTTGTTAGAAGCAATTCGCTGTTTACGCTAA
- a CDS encoding PhzF family phenazine biosynthesis protein: MNFYIVDVFAVGKYTGNQLAVFTGDGVGQLSDTDMQRIAKEMNYSETTFITSTEMRDGGYDVRIFTPEQELPFAGHPTLGTAYVLQQEIIQKLVERIILNLKIGQIPVTLDYSGESVEWLWMRQKTPTFGQGFSADKIAPVLNLEVEEIDSRFPIEEVSTGVPFIIVPLNNLASVKKIKVNKDKYFELVSNTQAKAILVFCPETYYPENNLNVRMFADAMGVPEDPATGSANGCLAGYLVEYAYFGSGPIDLRVEQGYEIGRPSLLLLKAQKGQAGIEVNVGGKSIIIAKGEFV; encoded by the coding sequence CTGAATTTTTATATTGTCGATGTGTTTGCTGTTGGAAAATACACCGGAAATCAGTTGGCTGTGTTTACAGGTGATGGTGTTGGTCAATTATCCGATACCGATATGCAGCGCATTGCCAAAGAAATGAATTATTCAGAAACCACATTTATTACATCCACAGAGATGAGAGACGGTGGTTATGATGTGCGGATATTTACGCCTGAACAGGAATTACCTTTTGCCGGACATCCAACTTTGGGAACTGCGTATGTTCTGCAACAAGAAATTATCCAAAAATTAGTTGAGAGGATTATCTTAAATTTGAAGATCGGGCAAATTCCGGTTACCCTGGATTATTCAGGTGAATCTGTTGAATGGTTGTGGATGCGGCAAAAAACGCCTACTTTCGGCCAGGGTTTCTCGGCAGATAAGATTGCGCCTGTACTGAATTTAGAGGTTGAGGAGATTGATTCACGCTTTCCCATAGAAGAAGTTTCCACTGGAGTACCTTTTATTATTGTTCCGTTGAATAATCTCGCATCCGTGAAGAAAATTAAGGTAAATAAAGATAAATATTTCGAGTTGGTTAGCAATACCCAAGCAAAAGCTATTTTGGTATTTTGTCCAGAAACATATTATCCAGAAAATAACTTAAACGTGCGAATGTTTGCCGATGCTATGGGAGTTCCTGAAGATCCGGCGACGGGAAGTGCTAATGGTTGTTTGGCTGGGTATTTGGTTGAGTATGCTTATTTTGGGTCAGGCCCGATCGATCTGCGAGTAGAACAAGGATATGAAATTGGCAGACCTTCTTTGCTGTTGTTAAAAGCGCAAAAAGGTCAGGCCGGAATTGAAGTAAATGTGGGTGGGAAGTCCATTATAATAGCTAAAGGGGAGTTTGTTTAG
- a CDS encoding type I restriction enzyme HsdR N-terminal domain-containing protein, with amino-acid sequence MVQTFQATEITLYDLKARFGLEIVEDEQFFREWLDNLPEITDMEKQRLDRVKASYLNLAEYPMLEEAVKMVVVSPLLDLAGFYLPPFRLITENQVQIALEDENIVVKGKIDVLVVKDRFWVLVIESKRSGISLEAGLAQALAYMLGSPNHEKPILGMVTNGIDFQFIKLVKENTPKYALSDSFNLRDRGNELYGVLSIMKRIAEILEPSS; translated from the coding sequence ATGGTACAAACATTTCAAGCTACAGAAATCACCCTGTATGACTTAAAAGCAAGATTTGGTCTGGAAATCGTCGAAGATGAGCAATTTTTCCGGGAATGGTTGGATAATTTGCCAGAAATCACAGACATGGAGAAGCAACGGCTAGACCGTGTGAAGGCTAGCTACTTAAACTTAGCGGAGTATCCTATGCTGGAAGAAGCCGTAAAGATGGTGGTGGTGTCTCCGTTGCTGGATTTAGCAGGATTTTATCTGCCTCCGTTTCGGTTAATAACAGAAAATCAAGTGCAAATTGCTCTTGAAGATGAAAATATAGTTGTTAAGGGTAAAATAGATGTTTTGGTAGTAAAAGATCGGTTTTGGGTGCTGGTGATTGAGTCTAAAAGAAGTGGTATATCGCTAGAGGCTGGTTTAGCGCAAGCATTGGCTTATATGCTAGGTAGTCCAAATCACGAGAAACCCATTTTGGGAATGGTGACGAATGGAATAGATTTTCAATTCATTAAGTTAGTGAAAGAAAATACTCCGAAGTACGCTTTGTCTGATTCGTTTAATTTGCGCGATCGGGGTAATGAATTGTATGGTGTACTCAGTATTATGAAGCGAATTGCTGAGATTTTAGAGCCTAGTAGCTAA
- a CDS encoding Uma2 family endonuclease, with protein MMTTTLTENANRVLLENISWQTYESLLKDYEEQPGFRLTYDRGKLEIMTPLAPHEGSKKLIGRFVEAATEELNVEIRSLGSLTCKREDLARGLEPDQCYYIQNERVVRELDQIDLSQDPPPDLAIEIDITSSSINRLDIYAALGVPEVWRYNGSRLTILRLEGGEYKECDRSPTLPQIPSSEVVRFLELSKTMGETSLIKMFRKWVRSQVQQGE; from the coding sequence ATGATGACTACTACTCTGACCGAAAATGCTAACCGAGTCCTGCTGGAAAATATCAGCTGGCAAACTTATGAATCCTTACTGAAAGACTATGAGGAACAGCCAGGATTTCGCCTGACTTACGATCGAGGAAAACTGGAAATAATGACGCCGTTAGCGCCGCATGAAGGTTCTAAAAAGCTGATTGGTCGCTTTGTCGAAGCTGCGACAGAAGAACTAAATGTTGAAATTCGCAGTTTGGGTTCCTTAACCTGCAAACGTGAGGATTTGGCACGTGGATTAGAACCAGATCAGTGCTATTATATTCAGAATGAGCGAGTTGTCCGAGAACTAGACCAAATCGACCTCAGTCAAGATCCGCCTCCAGATTTGGCAATTGAAATTGATATTACGAGTAGTTCTATTAATAGATTAGATATTTATGCGGCTTTGGGAGTACCGGAAGTGTGGCGTTATAACGGTAGTCGCCTGACAATATTGCGGTTAGAAGGTGGGGAGTATAAAGAGTGCGATCGATCTCCCACTTTACCCCAAATTCCTTCATCTGAGGTAGTCCGCTTTTTGGAATTGAGCAAAACGATGGGAGAAACAAGTTTGATTAAGATGTTTCGCAAGTGGGTGAGAAGTCAGGTGCAGCAAGGGGAGTAG
- a CDS encoding tetratricopeptide repeat protein, with protein sequence MSDLDKGLAAFYTEDYTTALNLLKPLAVEGNPEAQCTIANMYHLGLGVERNILEAIAWYVKSSERGYGVASNNLGGIYLTGDEGVRADRTEADKWFQKAREQGFLHSPLSSDYLKLAGVA encoded by the coding sequence ATGTCTGATTTGGATAAGGGTTTAGCTGCTTTTTATACAGAAGATTACACTACAGCACTGAACTTGTTAAAACCGCTGGCGGTGGAGGGAAATCCTGAAGCGCAATGTACGATCGCAAATATGTACCATTTAGGACTGGGTGTAGAAAGAAATATCTTAGAAGCGATCGCATGGTACGTGAAATCCTCCGAGCGAGGTTATGGTGTCGCTTCCAACAATTTAGGTGGAATTTATCTTACGGGTGATGAAGGTGTAAGGGCCGATCGAACAGAAGCAGATAAATGGTTCCAAAAAGCTAGAGAGCAAGGATTTTTACATAGTCCTCTCTCAAGTGACTATTTAAAGCTTGCTGGCGTTGCATAA
- a CDS encoding HNH endonuclease produces the protein MTILTGFVKSHTRTHTLTHEVIHPETFTQPCFQTLRGQTRDVNIQVKRSEALNMANMSPKAKRNKRERLIQQYGPYCCYCSKYLPKEEMTIEHLIAKRDGGSNAIENLRLACFYCNHSRHNNI, from the coding sequence ATGACTATCTTAACTGGCTTTGTCAAAAGTCATACACGAACTCATACACTCACTCACGAAGTTATACACCCTGAAACCTTTACTCAGCCTTGTTTTCAGACACTACGAGGACAAACTAGAGATGTAAACATTCAAGTGAAGCGATCGGAGGCTTTAAATATGGCTAACATGAGTCCCAAAGCAAAGCGCAATAAAAGGGAAAGACTGATTCAACAGTATGGCCCTTACTGTTGCTATTGTAGCAAGTACCTCCCAAAAGAAGAAATGACGATCGAGCATCTAATTGCTAAACGCGATGGCGGTTCCAATGCCATTGAAAATCTACGACTTGCTTGCTTCTATTGCAACCATTCCCGTCATAACAATATTTAA